The genomic stretch AGTCGGTGGTCTGAGTGAAAATATGGATTGCTATCCGCATGAAGGCAAGTTGACGAAGCTAACCGGTACCTATTTGCAGGCCTGGTCGAATGCCGAACATTTGCGCGTTTGGAATCAATATTTCTTGGGTGTTCGTCCCGACATGATTGCCAAAACCCTGACGCTGGCACCACGCTTGCCGAAGGACATCAATGATCTGGAATATAAATCATTCATGGGCGAAGGCTATTTGAAGGGGACATATAATAAAGCCAAGCAAAGCTATACTTATCAGTTCCATGCTATTGATACCGAGGTGAATCTGGACGTTTGGCCATTCAATACCCAAAAAATCAAAGTGAAATCGGGGGATGTGCTGTCTGCTACCCAAACAGGCGAGCAGTTGGAAGTCCGCGTCAAACATCATGGTAGAGTAAAACAAAGCTTCACTTTGAAGAAGAATGCCGATCGTTTGGCAACAGCGAAAAAGCAAGCCGAGGTATTCAAAGGTGTGAAGTTCTGTGAGCCGATGTCCTTGGATCATCACCGTGTGATGCAGAAGACATTTAAAGGCAGAACAGGATTTTAGGTTGTTTGGGGGGACGTTGTATGCAACGTCTCTACCATTCTTATTTACCCACAGCTAAAGCAATGGGCTACCAATAGTTAAACCCATTTCAATGGGTTTTTGTAATGATAGGCCATGGTTTCAACCATGGTTAAATGATGACGGGAAAAATGATGGGTCGTAGATCTTTCCATTTTTATATCCAGAAGGGATTATATAACATAGCGGGGCTGTCGCACAACCGTGTTTGCAATTTATCAAACCAAATAAAATTTGCTCACGCCTATTTTTACCATGGAATGAATTCCATGTCTATTGCGAAAAGTCCTTTCAGGACTGCTGTGCCGAAGGTACATTTTGTAATAGCTGCGGGTTTTAACCCGTAGTAAATAAGCGGCAGAATAAAATTTCGTGTTATAAAATCAGATTATGTTTGTGCAAAATATTATTTCGTGAGCTGTACGGATGCACCTACGTGTGTATCCAAACCATCCAAAATTTATGATGATTCGGGCAGACGCATAGGTCAGCCCATACAGCCTCCAAAAAAAATCGTACGACAACATCAAATCTTAACTGTGCAACCTCCCTACATCCATTCTGTAATTTTTTAATGACCTAAACTACTTGTAATCAGGCTATTAAAAATATTTTCAATTTTTTTCAAAAAATATCGAGTACATAATTCCAACCTCTGCATTTACTGTATAGAAGACGAAGGACGCGCACCTTTATTATTAATAGAAACAAAAAATTTACATTAATCTATACAGTTATGAAAGTTAAAATCATTATCAAATCGTTGTTTATCATTTTTGCAGCCGCCTTTCTTTTCTCTTGTAATCAGGAGGACATGGTGAATGGAGAGATCAGCAGTAACATCGAAAACGATCAAGCGGTGATGGATCATATCGTATTGACCAACGATATCGAAAGTCAGCGTTCTGAAGATGAAAGTCGCGAGATGGGGTATTACGGCACGAGTTCGGCACGGGAAACAGCAAGAGAACGCATTCAAGCGAGGTTTCGTGGCCGTTTTCGTCCTATCGGATTTTATGACTGTGCGGAGCGTACAGTGGAACAGCTTGAAAATGGGAAAATCATCACCCTTGATTATGATATGGGAGAATGTTCAGTGACGGATAAAAACTATGCGGGTAAAATTATAGATCAGATTTCATGGTCACAGAACAGCCGATCACATGCGATTTCTTTTGAGAACTTTGGGCAGGAAGGTATTACAAAAAATGGCACAAGAAATAGAACATTTACTGTAGTAGGAATGGAATTGGATCCTGAAATGGGCATGGACTATGATGCCTGGACAGGGACTTTGGTAGAGGACATTACAATTGATTTTCCTGCTACGGAAGAAGAGGAAGCCCTTTCGGAAACCATCACCACTAATTTCACCCTTACGGGCAATGGCGAAGGCCGTTATAGAAGTGGGCAGGCAAGCTATACCAATAGCAATGGGGCCGATTTCAGTGTTAAAATTCTCGAGCCATTATTTTTCAGCAGAAGTTGTGAGGATCAAGTAAGATTTCCACTTGCGGGTGTAGAAGAGGTAACCACCAAGGAAGGTGTATTTACCATTAATTATGGAGACGGAAGTTGCGATACACTGGTAGAAATTACAAAAGACGGTATAATTACAGCGGTTGATTTGAAAGATGTGATTGTATATGGTAAAATTGGCCGAAGAGCTATTCGTAAAGTACGACGAGGGAATTAATTATAGGATATTTTAAGTTACTGAGGTGCAGTGAGCGAGCGTTCATTGCACCTTTTTTTGTGGGCTAAATGGTGCGCTCGATCTTACTGATGGTAACAATACACACTAAAATTGGCTTTAGTATATAGGCATTAATTTTGTAAATGAAGGACTGATATGAATACAAAGATACTCGAATTTTTTAATACAAAATATCCATTTAATCAAGATGGCCTTCAAGAGTTTGCCCGTTCATTTAAATTGAAAACCTATCCGAAGGGACATCTTCTTGTGCATCAGGAGATGGTAACTGACCGGCTCCTGTTTTTGGAGCAGGGGACTGTTCGGGAATTCTATGCCAAAGATGGGAAGGAGATGAATACCCGTTTCTATGTGCAGCCACAATTTATTAATGATTTTTTCTCTTTAACCAGACAAACCCCTACTCAAAAATGTCTTGAAACACTGCGGCAGGCACAAGTTCGAGAGTTAAGGTATGATCAGTTTTCGGAGCTGCTAAAAAAATACACCTGTGGACATGATTTTATCAGCAAGATTTTTGAAAGTATTATTGAGAAAAAAGAGCAGGAATCATTTCGGCATTTCAGCCTTACACCCGATGAACTTTACCTCGATTTACTTGAGCATCACCCCGAATGGTTGCAGGAAATTCCGCTCTATCATATTGCCACTTACCTCCGCATGACTCCTGAAACATTGAGCAGAATTCGCAAGCGTACCTAAGTTCTTGATTTGGATCAAGGCATGGCAGTTTTTTACGCCTTTTCTTTGTGATATCATTAAAAATCAAAAAAATGAACGCAGTAGAAAAGCTTACTCTTGACGGGGAAATTCCTGTAAATTGTTATGTGATCGCGCGGCAGGGGGCTTGCTATATCGTTGACCCTGGCTATCAGAAGGAAAAAATTCAGGCCTACATTGCAGCGAAGGGCTATCAAGTAAAAGGGGTTCTTTTGACGCATGGGCATATCGATCATATCGAAGCGCTGGACTGCTTTGAGGTGCCCATTTTCATTCACGAGCAGGAGTGGGGTATCCTTCTGAATAATAGTAAAAACGGCTTTGATTTTTTTGGTAAAAAACCCAAGTATCAATTCGATCAACTTGACATCAGACCGATAAATTCATCTACTGTTTTTCCTTTGGGTAATGAAGAAATATCCGTCTATTTGACCCCTGGCCACACCATAGGCAGTGTTTGTTACCGAATAGGACATGATCTTTACACAGGCGATACACTATTTGAAGGAACTGTAGGTAAATGGGATCGGCCATCGGGTAATATGGACCAATTGCGGGATTCGGTTCTATGGCTCATCGATTCTTTGCCTGAACATTTAATTATTCACCCTGGACATGGCAGAAGCAGTACCATTGGCGTGGAGAAACAGATCAATCCATTTTATATCCGTTGGCGCAACGGTTTAGAAATTATTCAATAACGCTTAATCCTTATTACATCATGAAAATTCATCATTTAAGAAATGCCACATTTGTGTTAGAGCATCAGGAACATTTTATTTTAATTGACCCGATGCTTGGTCCGAAGGGGCAAATCCCTCCTTTCTCATTTATCAAAAATAAAATCCGTAGAAATCCATTGGTCGAAATGCCACAGGATACCGCTGTGTTGGAAAAAGTAACGCATGGGCTCATCACGCACTTGCACCCTGATCACCTTGATCAAGCAGGAGAAGATTTTTTAGTTCGACGTAAAATTCCTGTAACCTGCAATCAACGAGATGAAGGTAAGTTACGGAAAAAAGGGCTGAATGTGGTTCAGACGCTTGATTATTGGCAAACCGCCGATTTCTGCGATGGGCAGATCACGGGAATACCCGCAGTGCACGGCTATGGACTAATTGCTAAATTGATGGGAAATGTGATCGGTTTTCATATCGAATTTAATCAGCAAGATAGCCTGTACCTTAGTGCTGATACCGTTTATACCGCTGATGTGGATCGTGTGCTGAAGGAATATCAACCAAAAGTTGCCGTATTGGCCGCAGGTTCCGCCGCCTTTGATGTTGGAGGAAAATTGTTGATGAATGAGGCTGATCTGCTCACGTTTGTTCAAAATGCACCCGATCAAGTTTATGCCAACCACCTTGATGCATTGAATCATTGCCCAATGACAAGAACAAAATTTAGACAGTTAATGGCAGATAATCAGCTATCGGAAAAGGTGAAGTTTCCCGCTGATGGCACTACTTTGGAATATTGATTCGGAGGAAAGTTGGGGTGGATACGTGGTAATTGGCAATATGCCTGGTATATAGTTGATCAGGCAGGTGGTTTCCATACGGTAATAACCTGTAAGTATTGCCATTGAAATAATATTATTTGTGAATATGAATGCCAAAAAACCACCCCACCTACCGACTGAAAAGGGTACCATGGACAGCTCATTTAAGGTGAATGATTTGGTAATTAAGAAATGCTGTAGAGATTATCTGAACCCTCGATGTGAGAAACTATTTGAAAGTAGAGGGCAATAACTACTGAACATCCCTTTATTTTGATCTTTAAGGGAAAGAAACATTACTTTACTGCTTATTTAATGATTTTTTTTAGCTTTTGTATTGTACTTTTCACATCAAGTAAAGAAGAACATCTATTTTATATTTCGGTCTTATAGTTATAAATAAACTATACATTATTATAAGATGAGAAATAATTTACTTATTGTATTATTGCTTTTAGGTGTAAGCATTGGGTCTTGTACTTCCAACAACGACAACCCTAACCCCAATCCAAGCCAAGTGGCAGGTTTTGAGGGGATTGTCATTCCTGAAGGTTTTGAATTTAAAACCAATCAGACCATCAGCTTGGACCTGAATGATGAGGCACCCTCCCAGAATGCCTATTATGAAATAGCCTTTTTGAATACTGAAGGACAAGAAGAGGTGATCAACCGTTCTTTTATGCCAGCTAATCAAGGCACTATTGAAGTTCAATTAAATGTCCCTACCTATGCCAAGGAATTGATGATCAACAAGGTAGTCAATGGGGAAAAGGTCAGTCAAAAAACAGACATCGCAGCACAAAGCATCGTAACCTTCACCGCCAATCAAAGAATTTTGGCTTGTGAAACCAAAATTTACGGAGTAACCTACAATCACGGTGGCGGCCAGATGTTTGACATCGACCCAACAGATGAAGGGGACTACACCAGAACAGTGATTCAGAACCCAATGCCTGATGGTGGATCAATGGCCTGTGCGGTGGACAAATATAACAAACGCGTTTATGTAGGCTTCAGAAACCAACACCTGAGATACTATTCTATTGATGATGGCACCTGGACGACGGTTTCCACGAGCAGTCCATTCGGTAGAGATTACCCTCGAATGGAATATCACCACGGAAGAAATGAGCTTTGGGTAGCACATGATAAAATCATGCATATCCTCGATGCTAACACAGGACAGTCAAAAAAATCTTATGTGTTTGATGGTTTTGGCGATTTTAGTCCAGGTGGTGGCGATATCGCTATTGCGCTCGACGGCACAACCTATATGTGTACACATGCGGGCTTGTATAAATTTGTTGATTTTGATCCTAATGTTACCACGGATACGATTAAAATCGAGCGAATAAGCGCAGAGAGCCTCGATTACAGGACCACTTCATTGGCCATCGATCAGGATCAGCGCATTTATTTAGGAACCGTAAATGGCTCTCTGTTGGAATTAGATCCAAGTGACGGAAGCTACATTCTACGGAAAAAATATGATGCAGAAATCAGTGACCTTTCCGCCTTCCCCTGTACAGTGGATGAATGCCCTCAGGTAGATACCGACAATGATGGTTGTATAGACTGTGTGGATGAATTCCCTGAAGATCCTTCACTTTGTGGAACCTTCGAAAGCCCAAGTAAATTCGGCTGGGGAAGTATCGCTTTTGAAGATTTGTGGCCATCGAAAGGGGATTATGATTTCAATGATTTGGTGGTGAACTTCAGATTTAAATTGTTCATGAATGGTAATAATAAGGCAACAAAGATAGAAGTTACTGTGCTTCAGAAAGCAAGAGTAGCGAGCTTCGATAATGGCTTTGGTGTCATGTTGCCTGCCGCAGTAACAGATGATAAAATTGCTTCGGTATCTGGATATTCTTTAACCTCAGGTAACATTAATCTTAATGGAAAAGGCATTGAAGTGGGGCACAATGGCCGTGTGGTATTGATTCCTTACGATCAGTCTTCCAAAGCGGGATCGTATGGTTCTTGTTTACCGAAAAATGAAGGCAATGCGATCAAACTTTTAGTGACTTTCACGGAGCCATTGGATGTGGATGATTTTGATTTGGTGGACTTCCCATACAATCCGTTCATCTTTCAAAATGGCGTTCGCTCACATGAAATACACTTGTTCAATCATGAGCCAACTGCGCTGCATAACGGCAATATATTCAATACCGTTGACGATGACTCTAACCCATTGAATGACAAGTTTTATCAAAACAGCAGAAAGCACCCTTGGGCGCTGAACATCATCCACGATTACCGCGTGGTGAACGAAGGAATCGATATTACCAATGCTTACAATAACTTTAAAGCATGGGCTGAGTCAGGTGGTACCACTAATCAGGATTGGTACAAAGACAATCCAGGTAACCGAAATACAGAACATATCTGTACTGAGAATTAATATTTAAAAAAATGATTTTGAAAGCCAGCAAGAGTTCCTCTGCTGGCTTTTTTTGTGCCATATATGGCGATAAATCTGGGGTAGGCGTAGCGCGTATTTTATAAATATATCATCAAATTGCTAATTTTTATTTTTTAACACGCACTAAAAGGAGGGATTAGTCAGTGTCTACTGTCGAAGTGGTTGGTTAACACATAATCTTATGGAAGCTTTTACAAATGTTATCCTGAAGGGGGGGGGGCGCTAAAATGATGTGGTGATAAGTGTGCCCAAACAATGAAATGAAATTATCCGCAAAATTTATTTTTTTGGTTTCCAAATTTTTAGATAAGGGGCCAATTGTTGATATGGTAACAATCGATCATTTAAAGTGGATCATTGTTTGTAAAGTTGTATAGACAACTTTTCTTTTGTACTTTAACACTATGACAGAGCAAGTAATTAAGTACAATAGTCAATTGATCGCAAAGGACCTGTCCAAGCAGGTCACTACTGGGCAATATCAGGTAGGTGACCAGCTACCGCCTGAGAAGCAGCTGTGTGAACAGTATCAGTGCAGTAGAATGACGGTGCGCCGTGCTTTACAGACGTTGGTGGATCAGGGCTTAATTGTGCGGCATCGGGGTAAAAGGAGTAAGGTCATTCGTAACCGCAAAACGGTCGGGCTACTTTCGGTGCAGGGTTTTAGTGATTTATCCAAGAAACTAAATATTGAACCGTGGACCGAGCTGCTATCGCCTTCGGGCTTTGTGGTGATCCCCGACGAGCTGAAAGCCCTCTTTGCTGAGGCCAATGAATTTGAGTCGGCCTTAGGCGTTATGCGTAAGCGGGGGATGGATCAGGAGGCAATTTTGATCGAACAAACGTATGTGGCGGGATTGGAGGAGCTCACCGCCGGCATTCCCGATTTTTCCCAACAGTCCCTGTTTCAATTTTTGGAGCAGGATTTCGGCATCGAGATCGTCAATGCTTCCCAATCCTTTCAGGCGATCGCTTGTCCACAACAGTTAGCAACCGATTTAGGGGTGGCTGCTGATGCTCCGATCCTGCGTGTGGATCGGATGTTGCAGACCAATGATCGTGGGGTGGTGGTGTTTTCAACTGTTTTCTGTAAGACGGAACACTTTATAATTTCAGTATAATGATAAAATCAAACCATTATTTAATCGTTGGCGGCAGCACCGGAATGGGCTTTTCAGCCGCATCGGCTTTGATCAAACAGGGCGCCAAAGTGATGATCATCGGGCGTAATGCACAGACTGTCGAGCAGGCCCAACAATCCTTAGGAGCAAATTGCATTGGTTTTGTAGGCGATGCTTGCTTGGCCGAAACCACCGAGCAGGCAATCGAACACTTGCATCAGGTCTGGGGGCGTAGCGATGGTTTATACCATGTTGCTGGGGGCAGTGGACGTTCTTTTGGGGATGGTCCATTGCATCAGATGAGTATAGAAGGGTGGAACAAGACTTTTGAGCTGAATTTGACCAGTATGATGTTATCGAATCGGGCGATGATCCGCTATTTTTTGAAACACGGCATCCGGGGTAAGATCCTGAACATGGGTTCAGTTTTAGGCTTTTCGCCCAGCCCGGAATATTTCACCACCCATGCCTATGCGGCGACCAAATCAGCGATCATTGGATTTAGCAAAAGTATCGCTGCTCATTATGCCAAAGAGGGCATACAGGTGAATGTGGTTGCGCCTGCATTGGTCGAAACCCCCATGGCCAAAAGGGCGAAGGAAGATGAGCAAATACAGGATTTTATAAAAACAAAACAACCTTTAGAAGGGGGACGAATGGGGCTTGCTTCGGATTTGGATCAGGCGGTGTTGATGTTCCTTTCGTCAGAAAACAACTTCATGACCGGGCAGGTTTTGGCCGTTGATGGGGGTTGGTGTTTGTCCGAAGGGCAACTAAAATAAATTTTTTTCGGGTCGGTGCTGAGCGGTTGAGGGGTTATTTTTTATCCATATTTAAACGATTCAGTTTATGGAATATCTTCATGGAATAGATATTGGCGGGACGAATATCAAGTCGATCATTTTGGATCAACAGCGTCAAATTATCCATCAATCTAAACATCCAACAACATCCAAATGGGCGTCGGTGGTCGAACAGATCAACAGGAACGCCAGGAAAAAGTATAATATCGAGTCGGTGGGTATCGCAGCACCGGGTTTGGTCAATCAACAGAATGACCGCATCGTATGCCTGCCCGAGCGATTAGCGGGTATTGTCGATTTTGATTGGCAGTCGATCTTTGGTAATGAAGAATTTACAGTGCTCAACGATGCACATGCGGCCACGATTGCCGAATATGAATGTCATTTCGCAACCAAATATCAACACCTTTTATTATTGACCCTGGGCACCGGGGTAGGAGGCGGACTTATCCTGAATGGGCAACTGCATCAGGGTGCGCAGCAACGTGCCGGGCATTTGGGGCATACGGCCTTGCAAATGAACTTAGGGCAAACGATGACCAATATGCCGGGCAGTTTGGAGTGGCATGTGGGTAATTTTTCTGCCAAAGAGCGCAGCAATGGGCGCTTTGATGATAATCTTCAGATCCTTCAGGCTTATCGCTCGGGCGACCCGTTTGGGCAATTGCTTTGGCTCAAAATGATGGAGTCGCTTTCGGTGGGTATTAGCGGCCTGATTAATGCTTTTGCCCCCGAAGTGGTGGTACTTGCTGGTGGATTGACCCTTGCCAAAGAGGACCTTTTTGCGCCCCTTCAAAAGATGATGGATCAATATGAATGGCGCACCAATGGAAAAAGTACGCCAATTGTTGCTGCGGGCTTTGATGACTTCGCAGGCGCTATCGGTGCGGCCCTTTTTGCGCATCAACAAATCAGCACCATCAGCCAAAAATTATAAATGCTGCGGTCAGTGATTGACCGTTTGTTTTTACCCAAATTCATACATATACCTAACAAGAAAAATAATGTGTTATACAGAAAAATACCTTGATCAAATGGACCGTATCCGTCAGGTGGTTGCCGGGCAGTCTGAGGTTATAAAAGAGGTAGCGAAATTGTTCGCTCAAACGATCGCTTCGGATCATATGGTCCACCTTTTCGGCTCGGGCCACTCCCGCATGATGGTCGAAGAAATGTGGCCTCGTTATGGTTCATTTCCGGGCTTCAACCCAATCGTTGAACTTTCCCTTTCATTTCATAATTTGGTCGTGGGCGCCAATGGTCAGCGACAAGCTATGTTTTTGGAAAATGTACCGGGTTTGGCCGACCGTATTTTGCGTAATTTCGACCTTTCAGATCAAGATACAGCTTTAGTGATTTCCTCAAGTGGCTGCAACATTGCACCGATCGAAATGGCCGAAGGCTTCAAAGCCAAAGGTTTGAAGGTCGTTGCTTTGGTGTCATCGGATCATTTGGAAGGATCAGACTCCAAAGATGCTCGAGGAAAGAAATTGACCGACTTTGCAGACTATATTTTAGATACGGGTGCTCCTTTGGGCGATGCGATGATCCATATTGAGGGCCTTGATACGCCGGTCGCTCCGGGTAGTACCTTGGGCGGGGTGGCCTTAATCAATTGTATAAAAGCCGAAACGGCCGCACTGTTACATCAGATGGGCAAATCGCCAAAAGTACTCAGCAGCGGCAAAATTGTAGGACAGCAGCGGGCGACCGAACTTTTTGAGGCAGCCTACGACCAACATGCCCGATTGATTGCTAAACAATATCAAAATATTGGAGCCGATGAAGCCGTTGTATAATTTGAAGGCAAATACGGCCATGAGTAAGTTGGCAGACGTACTGGTGATCGGTAGTGGTTCCGCCGGGGCCGTCGCTGCTATATCGGCTGCTCAGTCCAAATACAAAGTGATGCTGATTGAGCGTTTGGGTTTTGCCGGAGGCACTTCAACCCAAATGTTGGACACTTTTTACGGCTTTTTTACCCCAGGAGAAAATGCCCGCAAGATTGTTGGCGGGATTCCTGATTGGGTGGTTAATCGACTGAATAAAAGTGGGGAGGTCTTTTTGCGCCCGAACACCTATGGAGCGGGTACGGGCGTAAATTATAATCCTGAACGGCTAAAAAGCGTGTGGGACGAAATGTTTATGGCTCATGGTGTGGAAGTGATTTACCATAGTACTTTGGTCGGGATTGAGCCGTATGGTGAGCAGCAAAAATGTCTGTTTTTTCATAAGGGCATTGGTATTTTTGAAGTGATTGCCAAGCGGGTTATCGATGCAACGGGCGATGCCGATTATTGTCATTGGAAGGGGCACGCTTATGAAAAGGCCGGCGAAAAGGAAGCTGCCCAAAGCCTAACGACTACTTTTCGGATGGCCAATGTAGATTTGGATAAATTTGAGAAAGCAGGAGGCAAGAAGATGCTTAAAGAGCAAATGCAGGTGGCCGTTGAAAGTGGCCGACATCCGCTGCCGCGAAAAGAAGGCTCCGCACATGAGATGAATGTGTTCGGTTGTGTATCTACCGTAGCCGTAAAGGTGGCGGGTCATGATCCTTTGGATCCGCAAAGCATGAGCTCGGCCGAGATTGAAGGGCGCCGACAGGCCTTTGTTTTCGAGGCTTTTTTCCGGGATATGGTCGCTGGTTATGAGAATGCAAAGATCATCGGTCTTTCGACACAGATTGGCGTGCGGGAGACTCGTCGGGTGTATGGAAAATATCGACTGAGTATGGATGATTTTAATCAGCGCAGACAATTCGAAGATCAGATTTTGATTTGTGGGGCACCGGTGGAAGATCATCGCAGCACACCGGACGGAGGCGCCGAAACTTATTGGAAATATGTACCTGATTACGGGGTATATGGGGTTCCTTACGGTTGTATTGTTCCTGAAAAAAGTGAGATGGATTGGGTGGTAGGTCGCTGTTTTTCGGCTACGCACCAAGCGCATGCTTCTTGTCGATCAATGGCGCAGACCATGTCGATGGGCCAAGCCGCAGGACAGGCTGCTGTGCTTTCTCTGGATCAGGATACCGACGCTTGGGGAATCAATAAGGCTGATTTGTCCAACCGTTTGCTGAAGTTGGGCGCCGTTTTGGAAATGCCGCAGGAGAGGGCTCAAATGGAAAGAAATTCGTGGTCAAAAAATAAATTGAGTAATGAAAGCTAAGGTAAGAACGATCCTCGGGGACATTGATAAAGCACAAATTGGTTTGACCTATTCTCATGAGCATATTGTGATTGATGAAGGGTTCGTGACGGCCGGTCATCCGGAATTTCTGCTCAATGATGAGCAAAAGATCAGTAAGGAATTAATGGATTTTAAAAAGATGGGCGGACAAACGGTCGTCGATACCATGCCAGCAAATGCGGGTCGTAATCCAATTTTATCAGCCAAAATAAGCCGACAAACAGGGGTGCATATGATCATCCCGACCGGTATACATTTGGAACAATATTACCCTAAAAATCACTGGCGTTATAAAATCAGCCAAAAGGAAATGACCCAGCTGTTTGTGGATGATATTACGATTGGTATGGATGCCTTTGATTATAGCAGTCCGATTGTTCAGCGAACAGACCACAAAGCAGGCTTGATTAAACTCGCCACCGGAGACGATCGATTTACCAAGCATCAAAATATGGTTTTTGAATCGGTGGTGGATGCACATCTGGAAACGGGCGCTCCTATATTAACCCACACCAATTTTGGCAAGCAGGCATTTGAGCAAGCCAAAAAGTTCAAGGAAATGGGGGCCAACTTACGGCATGTGGTTTTATCGCATGTAGATCGTAATTTGGATTTGGATGAGCATCGCCGGATCCTGGACCTTGGGGTAAGTTTGGAGTATGACAGTTTTTTCAGGTGGAAGGGAGATCAAAATCATTCTGCCGATCAGTTGATCAGTTTGATTGAGTCTTATCCCGATCAAATTGTCGTCGGGATGGATATGGCTAAAAATGCCTATTGGAAATCTTATGGAGGACAACCCGGATTGACTTATTTATATCCTAAGATCAAAGAGCTATTATA from Persicobacter psychrovividus encodes the following:
- a CDS encoding Crp/Fnr family transcriptional regulator: MNTKILEFFNTKYPFNQDGLQEFARSFKLKTYPKGHLLVHQEMVTDRLLFLEQGTVREFYAKDGKEMNTRFYVQPQFINDFFSLTRQTPTQKCLETLRQAQVRELRYDQFSELLKKYTCGHDFISKIFESIIEKKEQESFRHFSLTPDELYLDLLEHHPEWLQEIPLYHIATYLRMTPETLSRIRKRT
- a CDS encoding MBL fold metallo-hydrolase produces the protein MNAVEKLTLDGEIPVNCYVIARQGACYIVDPGYQKEKIQAYIAAKGYQVKGVLLTHGHIDHIEALDCFEVPIFIHEQEWGILLNNSKNGFDFFGKKPKYQFDQLDIRPINSSTVFPLGNEEISVYLTPGHTIGSVCYRIGHDLYTGDTLFEGTVGKWDRPSGNMDQLRDSVLWLIDSLPEHLIIHPGHGRSSTIGVEKQINPFYIRWRNGLEIIQ
- a CDS encoding MBL fold metallo-hydrolase, with the protein product MKIHHLRNATFVLEHQEHFILIDPMLGPKGQIPPFSFIKNKIRRNPLVEMPQDTAVLEKVTHGLITHLHPDHLDQAGEDFLVRRKIPVTCNQRDEGKLRKKGLNVVQTLDYWQTADFCDGQITGIPAVHGYGLIAKLMGNVIGFHIEFNQQDSLYLSADTVYTADVDRVLKEYQPKVAVLAAGSAAFDVGGKLLMNEADLLTFVQNAPDQVYANHLDALNHCPMTRTKFRQLMADNQLSEKVKFPADGTTLEY
- a CDS encoding LruC domain-containing protein, coding for MRNNLLIVLLLLGVSIGSCTSNNDNPNPNPSQVAGFEGIVIPEGFEFKTNQTISLDLNDEAPSQNAYYEIAFLNTEGQEEVINRSFMPANQGTIEVQLNVPTYAKELMINKVVNGEKVSQKTDIAAQSIVTFTANQRILACETKIYGVTYNHGGGQMFDIDPTDEGDYTRTVIQNPMPDGGSMACAVDKYNKRVYVGFRNQHLRYYSIDDGTWTTVSTSSPFGRDYPRMEYHHGRNELWVAHDKIMHILDANTGQSKKSYVFDGFGDFSPGGGDIAIALDGTTYMCTHAGLYKFVDFDPNVTTDTIKIERISAESLDYRTTSLAIDQDQRIYLGTVNGSLLELDPSDGSYILRKKYDAEISDLSAFPCTVDECPQVDTDNDGCIDCVDEFPEDPSLCGTFESPSKFGWGSIAFEDLWPSKGDYDFNDLVVNFRFKLFMNGNNKATKIEVTVLQKARVASFDNGFGVMLPAAVTDDKIASVSGYSLTSGNINLNGKGIEVGHNGRVVLIPYDQSSKAGSYGSCLPKNEGNAIKLLVTFTEPLDVDDFDLVDFPYNPFIFQNGVRSHEIHLFNHEPTALHNGNIFNTVDDDSNPLNDKFYQNSRKHPWALNIIHDYRVVNEGIDITNAYNNFKAWAESGGTTNQDWYKDNPGNRNTEHICTEN
- a CDS encoding GntR family transcriptional regulator, encoding MTEQVIKYNSQLIAKDLSKQVTTGQYQVGDQLPPEKQLCEQYQCSRMTVRRALQTLVDQGLIVRHRGKRSKVIRNRKTVGLLSVQGFSDLSKKLNIEPWTELLSPSGFVVIPDELKALFAEANEFESALGVMRKRGMDQEAILIEQTYVAGLEELTAGIPDFSQQSLFQFLEQDFGIEIVNASQSFQAIACPQQLATDLGVAADAPILRVDRMLQTNDRGVVVFSTVFCKTEHFIISV
- a CDS encoding SDR family oxidoreductase, whose protein sequence is MIKSNHYLIVGGSTGMGFSAASALIKQGAKVMIIGRNAQTVEQAQQSLGANCIGFVGDACLAETTEQAIEHLHQVWGRSDGLYHVAGGSGRSFGDGPLHQMSIEGWNKTFELNLTSMMLSNRAMIRYFLKHGIRGKILNMGSVLGFSPSPEYFTTHAYAATKSAIIGFSKSIAAHYAKEGIQVNVVAPALVETPMAKRAKEDEQIQDFIKTKQPLEGGRMGLASDLDQAVLMFLSSENNFMTGQVLAVDGGWCLSEGQLK
- a CDS encoding ROK family protein; the protein is MEYLHGIDIGGTNIKSIILDQQRQIIHQSKHPTTSKWASVVEQINRNARKKYNIESVGIAAPGLVNQQNDRIVCLPERLAGIVDFDWQSIFGNEEFTVLNDAHAATIAEYECHFATKYQHLLLLTLGTGVGGGLILNGQLHQGAQQRAGHLGHTALQMNLGQTMTNMPGSLEWHVGNFSAKERSNGRFDDNLQILQAYRSGDPFGQLLWLKMMESLSVGISGLINAFAPEVVVLAGGLTLAKEDLFAPLQKMMDQYEWRTNGKSTPIVAAGFDDFAGAIGAALFAHQQISTISQKL
- a CDS encoding SIS domain-containing protein; translation: MCYTEKYLDQMDRIRQVVAGQSEVIKEVAKLFAQTIASDHMVHLFGSGHSRMMVEEMWPRYGSFPGFNPIVELSLSFHNLVVGANGQRQAMFLENVPGLADRILRNFDLSDQDTALVISSSGCNIAPIEMAEGFKAKGLKVVALVSSDHLEGSDSKDARGKKLTDFADYILDTGAPLGDAMIHIEGLDTPVAPGSTLGGVALINCIKAETAALLHQMGKSPKVLSSGKIVGQQRATELFEAAYDQHARLIAKQYQNIGADEAVV